CACCGAAGTTCAAGCAAAAATTTCTGGAAATATCTCGCGGGTAGAAGTTACCCAAAGTTTTGAAAATCCTTTTACAACTACCTTAGAGGCAGTTTATATTTTCCCATTACCTGATGAAGCTGCGGTCGATGATATGTTGATTAAAATTGGCGATCGCACAATCAAAGGTAGCATCAAAAAACGCCAAGAAGCACAACAAATTTACGAACAAGCTAAACGACAAGGACGCACCGCCGGACTATTAGAACAAGAACGCGATAACATTTTTACTCAATCTTTAGCTAACATCAAACCAGGCGAACAAATTGATGTAATTATTCGCTATAGTGACAGCCTGAAATTTGCAGCAGGTAACTATGAATTTGTGTTTCCAATGGTAGTTGGTCCTCGTTATATTCCCGGAACAACTATTGAGGATAATACAATTGGCGCTGGTTCTGCGCCTGCACCAATGATGCAAAATCAAGATACCGATCTAGTGCCTGATGCTTCGCGGTTGAATGCGCCAATTTTACCCCCAGGAACTCGTTCTCGCCATGATATTAATGTAACTGTGGAAATTGATGCGGGTGTGGAAATTCAGAATTTATCCTCGCCTTCTCACCAAATTCAAATTACCAAATCAAAACAAATTGTTCGAGTAAACTTAGCAGGCGGAGACACTATTCCGAACAAAGATTTTATTTTGCGTTATCAAGTTGCAAGTGATTCTACACAAACAACTGTGTTAACTCAAAGTGATGACAGAGGCGGACATTTTGCAGTTTATTTAATTCCAGCAATTGAGTATAAACCTAATGAAATTGTCCCCAAAGATGTGGTATTCCTGATTGATACTTCAGGTTCTCAAGCAGGTGCGCCGTTGATGCAATGTCAAGAATTAATGCGTCATTTTATTAACGGATTGAATCCTCATGATACGTTCAGCATTGTTGATTTTGCCAACACCACTCAGCATCTTTCATCTGTTCCTTTACCTAATACGCCACAAAATCGATCGTTTGCCATGAACTATATCAACAAATTAAATGCCAGTGGCGGAACGGAATTATTACGAGGAATTCGTGCTGTGTTGAATTTTCCCGTTACAGATCCGGGAAGATTGCGGACAATTGTATTATTAACTGATGGCTACATCGGCAACGAAAACCAAATTTTAGCAGAAGTACAAAGCAGTTTAAAATCAGGAAATCGCTTATATAGTTTTGGTGCTGGTAGTTCTGTCAATCGCTTTCTTTTGAATCGAATTGCTGAATTAGGAAGAGGAATTTCCCGAATTATTCGTCATGATGAGGCAGTCGATCGAGTCGTAGAAAAGTTCTTTCTGCAAATCAATAATCCAGTATTAGCTAACATTAATTTGCAATGGGAAGGCGAAGGAAAATCACCAATTATTTATCCGCAAACACCACCAGATTTATTTGCCGAACAACCTTTAGTTTTGTTTGGACGTAAAGCAGATAAACTTGCCGGAAAATTGCATATTAATGGCATTGCTGCGGGAGGAATTCGCTATCAAAAAACTTTCAATTTGAACTTTGATGATGTTGGTAATTCCGCTATTGCCCAACTTTGGGGACGTTCTCGCATCAAAGATTTAATGAATCAAATGGTGAGTGGAGATACAAAGAAAGGTGTAGAAGTAGTGACAGATACGGCTCTTTCTTATCAATTACTATCACAATATACAGCTTTTGTTGCTGTTAGTGATGATGTGCGAGTTGACCCAACAGAGAGTTCTATTTCTGTTCAAGTACCTGTAGAAATGCCAGAAGGTGTTAACTATCAAGGAGTTTTTGGTGGGATTAATTATGCAGCTGCACCTGTAGAGCAAATACAACGCAGTTTATCTCGACGATCTGTTCCTTTTAGCCCACGTTTAGAAGAAGAGAAACCGATGAAACTGGAGTTAGCAAGAGGTATAGATTTTGCAGATTTGTCAGCAGATCTACCACAGGTTGATGAATACGATATTACGTTAATTAATCCGACTTTCTTTAGTGATGATGATGAGTTATCTAGTGATGATGATGATGTTTTTAATGAAGCGCCTTATCTAGCAGCACCATCCATACCAATGGCAGAAATGGAAGAATCTGCATTTCCTGTGCAACCTTTACAAATTTTGAGCGCGATCGGACTGGATGAAAAAGCGATCGAACTTCTCACAAAACATCTACAATTGCTAATGTTACCAGATGGGTTTAGTGGTGATTTAGTTTTTGAATTTCAGGTCAGTAAAGGAAGAGTCCGACAAGTTGTTTGGGATGAACAAGCATCTTCTTTGAAAGAAGATAAAGTGATTAGACTAATTAGGCGATCGCTCTTAACTTGGCTACCTCCACAAACCATTAACAATACAATTCAAATAACTATTCGCATTCAAGCATAATCTACACTAGCAATACAAGTAATCCAATCTTCAGCAAGTTCTAATGCTGAAGATTTTCCTATTTTTACTCTATAACTTTAAGTACTTGGAGATAATTAAACTAAGAAAGCTTGAGCGTACCAAAAGATTGAGGAACCATGAAAAAACTGTTACTCATCGAATCACCGGGAAAATTAAAAAAATTAAGCCAAATCTTAGGAACAGATTGGATAGTTAAAGCCAGCATGGGTCATATTCGTGAACTAGCCAACGACGGAGAAGATGCACTAGGATTTGACCTCAATGATAACCGAGTAAACTGTCGCTACGAACTCAGAAGTACTCGCGCTCGTTCCGTAGTTCAAGAAATACGACAAGCGGTTAAACAAGCAACAGAAATTTATATTGCCACCGATCCAGACCGCGAAGGAGAAACAATTGGTTGGCATCTGCAACAAGAATTAAAATTAAAAAAACCCTTTCGGATTACCTATACAGAAATCACCAAATCTGCGGTAACAAAAGCAATTGCCAACCCCAAAACTTTAGACCAAAATCTCATCGCCGCAGGTCGTGCGAGAGATTGTTTAGATAAATTAGTTGGTTATAAAGGTAGCAAACATTTGGTTTGGGCATTGCAAAATGGAGCCAAATCAATGGGGCGCGTTCAAAGTGCTACATTACACTTAATTTGCCAAAGAGAAACGGAAATTCTGACCTTTGTTCCCGAAGATTATTGGTCAGTTTGGGTAGAATACATCGAAGGATTTAAAGCCTTTTATCGCCGCAATTTAAATAATGATTCTACCCCAAAAGACCGACAACCTGATGATGCCAAAACCGAAGCAGAAAAAACCCCAGAATCCGATCGAGTTAGTTCTCAAGCTGAAGCCGATCGATTAGTAGCTATTGCGAAAAATAACCCTCATCAAATAATCCAAATAGAACGCAAAAATACCTTTCAATCACCACCTGCTGCCTTTACAACTTCCACATTACAACAAGCTGCTGGTGCCAAATTAAAATTAGCACCAGAAAGTACTATGAAAATAGCTCAATCACTTTATGAAAAAGGTCATATTACTTATATGCGAACTGATTCAGTCGCATTATCAGAACAATTTTGCTTAGCTGTACAACAATATTTACAACAAAATGACCCGGATAATGTTCCTACTAAAATAGCCAAACATCGCGCCGCCAAAAACGCACAAGAAGCTCATGAAGCGATTCGTCCTACGGATGTTTACCGATTACCAGAACAAATGCACAATACTTTGATGGCAGATGAAGCTAAATTATATGAATTAATTTGGAATCGTTCTGTTGCTTCACAATGTCGTCCAGCAGAATTAGCTAAAACTCGAATTATTACCCAATCTGGTGACATATTTTGGGAAGCTAGAGGACAAATATTAATTTTTCCTGGTTATACAATTTACTGGAATAATATTAGTGCCGATAAAGAATTACCCGCAGTACAACAAGGGC
The genomic region above belongs to Phormidium ambiguum IAM M-71 and contains:
- a CDS encoding VIT domain-containing protein, whose protein sequence is MTQTIKEQPGGLYVQTPEKQQIAFPLKHTEVQAKISGNISRVEVTQSFENPFTTTLEAVYIFPLPDEAAVDDMLIKIGDRTIKGSIKKRQEAQQIYEQAKRQGRTAGLLEQERDNIFTQSLANIKPGEQIDVIIRYSDSLKFAAGNYEFVFPMVVGPRYIPGTTIEDNTIGAGSAPAPMMQNQDTDLVPDASRLNAPILPPGTRSRHDINVTVEIDAGVEIQNLSSPSHQIQITKSKQIVRVNLAGGDTIPNKDFILRYQVASDSTQTTVLTQSDDRGGHFAVYLIPAIEYKPNEIVPKDVVFLIDTSGSQAGAPLMQCQELMRHFINGLNPHDTFSIVDFANTTQHLSSVPLPNTPQNRSFAMNYINKLNASGGTELLRGIRAVLNFPVTDPGRLRTIVLLTDGYIGNENQILAEVQSSLKSGNRLYSFGAGSSVNRFLLNRIAELGRGISRIIRHDEAVDRVVEKFFLQINNPVLANINLQWEGEGKSPIIYPQTPPDLFAEQPLVLFGRKADKLAGKLHINGIAAGGIRYQKTFNLNFDDVGNSAIAQLWGRSRIKDLMNQMVSGDTKKGVEVVTDTALSYQLLSQYTAFVAVSDDVRVDPTESSISVQVPVEMPEGVNYQGVFGGINYAAAPVEQIQRSLSRRSVPFSPRLEEEKPMKLELARGIDFADLSADLPQVDEYDITLINPTFFSDDDELSSDDDDVFNEAPYLAAPSIPMAEMEESAFPVQPLQILSAIGLDEKAIELLTKHLQLLMLPDGFSGDLVFEFQVSKGRVRQVVWDEQASSLKEDKVIRLIRRSLLTWLPPQTINNTIQITIRIQA
- the topA gene encoding type I DNA topoisomerase yields the protein MKKLLLIESPGKLKKLSQILGTDWIVKASMGHIRELANDGEDALGFDLNDNRVNCRYELRSTRARSVVQEIRQAVKQATEIYIATDPDREGETIGWHLQQELKLKKPFRITYTEITKSAVTKAIANPKTLDQNLIAAGRARDCLDKLVGYKGSKHLVWALQNGAKSMGRVQSATLHLICQRETEILTFVPEDYWSVWVEYIEGFKAFYRRNLNNDSTPKDRQPDDAKTEAEKTPESDRVSSQAEADRLVAIAKNNPHQIIQIERKNTFQSPPAAFTTSTLQQAAGAKLKLAPESTMKIAQSLYEKGHITYMRTDSVALSEQFCLAVQQYLQQNDPDNVPTKIAKHRAAKNAQEAHEAIRPTDVYRLPEQMHNTLMADEAKLYELIWNRSVASQCRPAELAKTRIITQSGDIFWEARGQILIFPGYTIYWNNISADKELPAVQQGQIVTLKEANSEKKQTQPPPRYTEPKLVQLMERQGIGRPSTYSPTIKTLKEREYVQLTKGKLQPTQLGRELDAFLAQILPDLISSEFTANMEQQLDAIADGKLNWEYYLTNWNQQYFAPALEKAIAQIPQVKQTLTKQTQETKQQKSSPKNQEIANIQCPKCGKQMVKVPSKSAKVKAGHFLSCDSRQNGCGAVMFKNERSGNYELPYSERQSQPSATSVPNNLKRQSQPSTTSVADNLSEILCPVCSSPLEKFGYADKKTGEAKTMLRCSNVQNRKERCKDVAFWWTSQQHWWSKVYGEIKENAITKPKKSSRKTTVTKKRKS